In Balaenoptera musculus isolate JJ_BM4_2016_0621 chromosome 17, mBalMus1.pri.v3, whole genome shotgun sequence, a genomic segment contains:
- the MYC gene encoding myc proto-oncogene protein isoform X1 has protein sequence MPLNVSFANRNYDLDYDSVQPYFYCDEEENFYQQQQQSELQPPAPSEDIWKKFELLPTPPLSPSRRSGLCSPSYVTVASFSPRGDDGGGGSFSSADQLEMVTELLGGDMVNQSFICDPDDETFIKNIIIQDCMWSGFSAAAKLVSEKLASYQAARKDSGSPSPARGHGGCSTSSLYLQDLSAAASECIDPSVVFPYPLNDSSSPKPCASPDSTAFSPSSDSLLSSAASSPRASPEPLALHEETPPTTSSDSEEEQEDEEEIDVVSVEKRQPPAKRSESGSPSAGGHSKPPHSPLVLKRCHVSTHQHNYAAPPSTRKDCPAAKRAKLDSGRVLKQISNNRKCASPRSSDTEENDKRRTHNVLERQRRNELKRSFFALRDQIPELENNEKAPKVVILKKATAYILSVQAEEQKLISEKDELRKRREQLKLKLEQLRNSCA, from the exons ATGCCCCTCAACGTCAGCTTCGCCAACAGGAACTATGACCTCGACTACGACTCGGTGCAGCCTTATTTCTACTGCGACGAGGAGGAGAACTTctaccagcagcagcagcagagcgAGCTGCAGCCGCCTGCGCCCAGCGAGGATATCTGGAAGAAATTCGAGCTGCTGCCCACCCCGCCCCTGTCCCCGAGCCGCCGCTCCGGGCTCTGCTCGCCCTCGTACGTCACGGTCGCGTCCTTCTCCCCCAGGGGAGacgacggcggcggcggcagcttCTCCTCGGCGGACCAGCTGGAGATGGTGACCGAGCTGCTGGGAGGAGACATGGTGAACCAGAGCTTCATCTGCGACCCCGACGATGAGACCTTCATCAAAAATATCATCATCCAGGACTGTATGTGGAGCGGCTTCTCGGCCGCCGCCAAGCTCGTCTCGGAGAAGCTGGCCTCTTACCAGGCTGCGCGCAAAGACAGCGGCAGCCCGAGCCCCGCCCGCGGGCACGGCGGCTGCTCCACCTCCAGCTTGTACCTGCAGGACCTGAGCGCCGCCGCCTCCGAATGCATCGACCCCTCCGTGGTCTTCCCCTACCCGCTCAACGACAGCAGCTCGCCCAAGCCCTGCGCCTCCCCCGACTCCACCGCCTTCTCCCCGTCCTCGGACTCTCTGCTCTCCTCCGCCGCGTCCTCCCCGCGGGCCAGTCCCGAGCCCCTGGCGCTCCACGAGGAGACACCACCCACCACCAGCAGCGACTCTG AGGAAGAACAAGAGGATGAGGAAGAAATTGATGTTGTTTCTGTGGAAAAGAGGCAGCCCCCTGCCAAAAGGTCAGAATCGGGGTCACCCTCTGCCGGAGGCCACAGCAAACCTCCTCACAGCCCGCTGGTCCTTAAGAGATGCCACGTGTCCACCCATCAGCACAATTATGCAGCGCCCCCCTCCACTAGGAAGGACTGTCCCGCCGCCAAGAGGGCTAAGTTGGACAGTGGCAGGGTCCTGAAACAGATCAGCAACAATCGCAAATGTGCCAGCCCCAGGTCTTCGGACACCGAGGAGAATGACAAGAGGCGGACACACAACGTCTTGGAACGCCAGAGGAGAAACGAGCTGAAACGCAGCTTTTTTGCCCTTCGTGACCAGATCCCGGAgttagaaaacaatgaaaaggcCCCCAAGGTAGTTATCCTTAAAAAAGCCACAGCATACATCCTGTCTGTCCAAGCAGAGGAGCAAAAGCTCATTTCAGAAAAAGACGAGTTGCGGAAGAGGCGAGAACAGTTGAAACTCAAACTTGAACAGCTACGGAACTCTTGCGCATAA
- the MYC gene encoding myc proto-oncogene protein isoform X2: MPLNVSFANRNYDLDYDSVQPYFYCDEEENFYQQQQQSELQPPAPSEDIWKKFELLPTPPLSPSRRSGLCSPSYVTVASFSPRGDDGGGGSFSSADQLEMVTELLGGDMVNQSFICDPDDETFIKNIIIQDCMWSGFSAAAKLVSEKLASYQAARKDSGSPSPARGHGGCSTSSLYLQDLSAAASECIDPSVVFPYPLNDSSSPKPCASPDSTAFSPSSDSLLSSAASSPRASPEPLALHEETPPTTSSDSAF, encoded by the exons ATGCCCCTCAACGTCAGCTTCGCCAACAGGAACTATGACCTCGACTACGACTCGGTGCAGCCTTATTTCTACTGCGACGAGGAGGAGAACTTctaccagcagcagcagcagagcgAGCTGCAGCCGCCTGCGCCCAGCGAGGATATCTGGAAGAAATTCGAGCTGCTGCCCACCCCGCCCCTGTCCCCGAGCCGCCGCTCCGGGCTCTGCTCGCCCTCGTACGTCACGGTCGCGTCCTTCTCCCCCAGGGGAGacgacggcggcggcggcagcttCTCCTCGGCGGACCAGCTGGAGATGGTGACCGAGCTGCTGGGAGGAGACATGGTGAACCAGAGCTTCATCTGCGACCCCGACGATGAGACCTTCATCAAAAATATCATCATCCAGGACTGTATGTGGAGCGGCTTCTCGGCCGCCGCCAAGCTCGTCTCGGAGAAGCTGGCCTCTTACCAGGCTGCGCGCAAAGACAGCGGCAGCCCGAGCCCCGCCCGCGGGCACGGCGGCTGCTCCACCTCCAGCTTGTACCTGCAGGACCTGAGCGCCGCCGCCTCCGAATGCATCGACCCCTCCGTGGTCTTCCCCTACCCGCTCAACGACAGCAGCTCGCCCAAGCCCTGCGCCTCCCCCGACTCCACCGCCTTCTCCCCGTCCTCGGACTCTCTGCTCTCCTCCGCCGCGTCCTCCCCGCGGGCCAGTCCCGAGCCCCTGGCGCTCCACGAGGAGACACCACCCACCACCAGCAGCGACTCTG CATTTTAA